In one window of Chryseobacterium sp. JV274 DNA:
- a CDS encoding heavy metal translocating P-type ATPase — protein sequence MSIATIGAFVIGEYPEGVAVMLFYAVGEVFQSMAVTRAKGNIKALLDQRPDEVTVMENNQPKTMKAKEAKIGDIIQLKPGEKLALDGELLSDSASFNTAALTGESKPDTKNKGEVVLAGMINMNSIALVKVNTAYEDSKLSKILELVQNATAQKAPTELFIRKFAKVYTPIVVFLAIGISLLPYFFVSDYQFRDWLYRALIFLVISCPCALVISIPLGYFGGIGAASRNGILFKGSNFLDSIAEIQNVVMDKTGTMTEGVFKVQEVSMNPEFNKEEILQMVNALESKSTHPVATAIHNYVGDINHAIPLENVEEIAGHGLKATVNGKELLVGNFKLMDKFSISYDTNHSSIVYTVIAVAYDKKFVGYITIADSIKEDAKETVDNLHKMNVKATMLSGDKGTVVKYVADQLGIDNAFGDLLPEDKVNKVKEIKAKNQTVAFVGDGVNDAPVVALSDVGIAMGGLGSDATIETADVVIQDDKPSKIPMAINIGKQTKKIVWQNIILAFAVKAVVLILGAGGLATMWEAVFADVGVALLAILNAVRIQRMKF from the coding sequence ATGAGCATTGCAACCATTGGGGCTTTTGTCATTGGAGAATACCCGGAAGGAGTAGCGGTAATGCTCTTTTATGCCGTAGGAGAAGTATTTCAGTCTATGGCAGTGACCAGAGCCAAAGGAAATATAAAAGCACTATTGGATCAGCGTCCTGATGAGGTAACCGTGATGGAAAATAATCAGCCTAAAACAATGAAAGCTAAAGAAGCTAAAATTGGAGATATTATTCAGCTGAAACCCGGTGAAAAACTGGCTCTGGATGGAGAACTGCTTTCAGATTCAGCTTCATTCAACACGGCGGCCTTAACAGGAGAAAGTAAACCTGATACCAAAAATAAAGGCGAAGTCGTTCTTGCCGGAATGATAAACATGAACAGTATTGCTTTGGTTAAAGTAAATACGGCCTATGAAGACAGTAAATTGAGTAAAATTCTGGAACTGGTTCAGAATGCCACAGCGCAGAAAGCTCCTACCGAATTATTCATCAGAAAATTTGCTAAAGTATATACCCCTATTGTAGTATTTCTTGCCATAGGAATCTCTTTACTGCCCTATTTCTTTGTGAGCGATTATCAATTCAGAGACTGGCTGTACAGAGCATTGATTTTCCTTGTCATTTCTTGTCCTTGTGCATTGGTAATCTCTATTCCGTTAGGGTATTTCGGAGGAATCGGAGCCGCAAGCCGAAACGGAATTTTATTCAAAGGAAGTAATTTCCTGGACAGCATTGCAGAGATTCAGAATGTCGTGATGGATAAAACAGGAACGATGACAGAAGGTGTATTCAAAGTTCAGGAAGTAAGCATGAACCCTGAATTTAACAAAGAAGAAATCCTTCAGATGGTCAATGCCCTCGAAAGTAAAAGTACCCATCCGGTAGCAACAGCTATTCACAATTATGTAGGAGATATCAATCACGCCATTCCTTTAGAAAATGTAGAAGAAATTGCCGGTCACGGACTGAAAGCGACTGTTAACGGTAAAGAACTTCTGGTAGGGAATTTTAAGCTGATGGATAAATTCAGTATCAGTTACGATACCAACCACTCCAGTATTGTTTACACCGTGATCGCAGTAGCTTATGACAAAAAGTTCGTAGGGTATATCACGATTGCTGACAGCATAAAAGAAGATGCTAAAGAAACCGTAGACAATCTGCATAAAATGAATGTAAAAGCTACGATGCTGAGCGGTGATAAAGGAACCGTGGTGAAATATGTAGCAGATCAGCTGGGAATTGACAATGCATTTGGAGATCTGCTGCCTGAAGATAAAGTAAATAAGGTTAAAGAAATCAAAGCTAAAAACCAAACGGTAGCTTTCGTAGGAGACGGAGTGAATGACGCACCTGTAGTTGCTTTAAGTGATGTGGGAATTGCGATGGGAGGTTTAGGAAGTGATGCCACTATTGAAACAGCTGATGTCGTGATTCAGGATGATAAACCGAGTAAAATTCCAATGGCAATCAACATCGGGAAACAAACGAAAAAGATCGTTTGGCAGAATATCATTCTTGCCTTCGCGGTAAAAGCAGTTGTTCTTATCCTGGGAGCAGGAGGGTTGGCAACCATGTGGGAAGCTGTTTTTGCAGATGTGGGAGTCGCATTGCTGGCAATTTTAAATGCAGTGAGAATTCAGAGGATGAAATTTTAA
- a CDS encoding YHS domain-containing protein, which produces MKSLIIMTALLSISILSCAKETPQVKHASHMDSSGKKIENVLVVNEEDPICHMKTAGSLKDTAVYKNKTYGFCSVYCKDEFKKSPEKYAQK; this is translated from the coding sequence ATGAAATCTCTCATTATTATGACTGCCCTGCTGTCCATATCAATACTGTCGTGTGCCAAGGAAACGCCTCAGGTAAAGCATGCAAGCCATATGGACTCTTCAGGAAAGAAAATAGAAAATGTACTGGTCGTAAATGAAGAAGATCCGATCTGTCACATGAAGACTGCCGGATCTCTTAAAGATACAGCAGTATATAAAAATAAAACGTATGGTTTTTGCAGTGTTTACTGCAAGGATGAATTCAAAAAAAGCCCTGAGAAATATGCCCAAAAATAA
- a CDS encoding cation diffusion facilitator family transporter, with amino-acid sequence MESTPTQIVSAGSRHKKNLLIVLCLSGTYLIAEVIGGIVTNSLALLADAAHMLTDVVGLLLAFIAIKIGERKADPSRTYGYYRTEILAAVINAVVLLAISIYVLFEAYKRFQDPPEVQSKSMLIVAGIGLIVNIVGMMILRKDSESSLNMKGAYFEVLSDMLTSVGVMIAGVIMLTTGWYYADPLISAAIGLLIFPRTWRLLKEAINVLLEGTPKEVDIHELRKSLEQAPGVKNIHDLHVWSLTSSVNAMSAHVVKEAAYSQNQLLKILTDTTVNNFKISHTTFQIEDEGYEENEVHL; translated from the coding sequence ATGGAAAGCACACCAACACAAATTGTTTCTGCAGGAAGCAGACATAAAAAGAACCTCCTGATCGTACTCTGCCTTAGCGGAACCTATCTCATTGCTGAGGTAATAGGAGGAATTGTTACCAACAGTCTGGCGTTATTGGCTGATGCAGCCCATATGCTGACAGACGTTGTAGGATTGTTACTGGCATTTATCGCCATCAAAATTGGAGAAAGAAAAGCAGATCCTTCAAGAACATATGGGTATTACAGGACAGAAATATTGGCAGCCGTAATCAATGCGGTGGTTTTACTGGCTATTTCGATCTATGTTTTATTTGAAGCTTACAAGCGGTTTCAAGATCCGCCGGAAGTACAAAGTAAATCCATGCTGATTGTAGCAGGAATCGGATTAATCGTCAATATTGTCGGAATGATGATTCTGAGAAAAGACTCAGAAAGCAGCTTAAATATGAAAGGCGCGTATTTTGAAGTACTTTCAGACATGCTGACCTCTGTAGGAGTGATGATAGCAGGAGTGATTATGCTCACAACAGGCTGGTACTACGCCGATCCGTTGATCTCAGCCGCAATTGGATTACTGATCTTCCCAAGAACATGGAGACTGTTGAAAGAAGCCATTAATGTGTTGCTTGAAGGAACTCCTAAAGAAGTGGATATTCATGAACTTCGTAAATCTCTGGAACAAGCTCCGGGAGTGAAAAATATTCATGACCTGCATGTATGGTCACTGACATCAAGCGTCAATGCTATGAGTGCTCATGTGGTAAAAGAAGCAGCATATTCTCAGAATCAATTGTTAAAAATATTGACGGATACTACTGTGAATAACTTTAAAATCAGTCATACAACTTTTCAGATAGAAGATGAAGGCTATGAAGAAAATGAAGTCCATCTGTAA
- a CDS encoding SCO family protein, translating to MPKNKKTNNKSKVIIPIALFALLFLGIGIGMGYFKKNLYTVMKVPDFELTDQNSKKITNKDMLGKVYLVEFFFSKCPTICPVMNTNMKAIQNQVNDPNFGIISISIDPENDTPEALKEHAKRIGATSPNWHFLTGDRTYIGDLADKFNIYVGDKEDEGESLNHSGMIALVDQNGNIRCRYNKENMPILYYSGLNYGDPEGKTPLLTGKYHPDREILIEDIKKLLK from the coding sequence ATGCCCAAAAATAAAAAAACCAATAATAAAAGTAAGGTAATCATACCGATCGCATTATTTGCATTGCTTTTTCTGGGAATAGGGATAGGAATGGGGTATTTTAAAAAGAACCTTTATACCGTGATGAAAGTTCCCGATTTTGAACTGACGGATCAGAACAGCAAAAAAATCACTAATAAAGATATGTTGGGTAAGGTATATCTTGTAGAGTTTTTCTTCAGCAAATGTCCTACAATATGTCCGGTGATGAATACCAATATGAAGGCTATTCAGAACCAGGTCAATGATCCCAACTTCGGCATCATTTCCATCAGCATTGATCCGGAAAATGATACCCCTGAAGCTTTAAAAGAACATGCTAAAAGAATAGGGGCGACATCTCCCAACTGGCATTTCCTGACAGGAGACCGTACATACATTGGTGATCTTGCTGATAAATTTAATATCTACGTAGGTGACAAGGAAGATGAAGGAGAAAGCCTGAACCACAGCGGAATGATTGCCCTGGTAGATCAGAATGGAAATATCAGATGCAGATATAACAAAGAAAATATGCCGATTCTGTATTATTCAGGATTAAATTATGGAGATCCGGAAGGTAAAACACCTCTGCTGACGGGAAAGTATCACCCTGACAGAGAAATCCTGATTGAGGATATTAAGAAATTATTGAAATAA
- a CDS encoding efflux RND transporter periplasmic adaptor subunit, with protein MKLKYNIIPLILISLLLTSCGKKEASEEKAPEKTEQKEQAHEEARQTIASLTEEQMRSVGVALGTVEMKELTSTIKANGLLSVPNSNKATITSLYGGIIKTINIQVGSIVKKGQVIATIANPEYIQLQEDYLTTNSRITYAEQEYRRQRELFDNDAGAKKNLQSADAELKTLRTKRASLLKQLQMMGISPGKVNNGNMKSGLVITAPISGTISSITAQIGSYVDISSPVATVIDNGSIHLDLQVFEKDLPKMRVGQIVHFKLTNNPETEYDARIYSIGSSFENESKTISMHCEVIGNKSGLIDGMNITGIVSLDKSTTPAVPTEAIVEADGKYFVFVQTDKKAEEEHEEKGKPHPKTLNFEKIEIVKGTSDMGYTAITPVGNIPDNAKIVVKGAFFVNAKLVNSGEHEH; from the coding sequence ATGAAACTCAAATATAATATCATACCCCTTATCCTGATTTCACTATTACTGACAAGTTGTGGAAAAAAAGAAGCTTCAGAAGAAAAAGCTCCTGAGAAAACAGAACAGAAAGAACAGGCACATGAAGAAGCTCGACAAACTATAGCCTCACTCACAGAAGAACAGATGAGGTCTGTAGGAGTGGCTTTGGGAACCGTAGAAATGAAAGAGCTGACATCAACGATAAAAGCCAACGGTTTGCTCAGTGTACCGAACAGTAATAAAGCAACCATCACTTCCCTGTACGGAGGAATTATCAAAACCATCAATATCCAGGTAGGAAGTATCGTGAAAAAAGGACAAGTCATTGCAACCATTGCCAACCCGGAATATATCCAGCTTCAGGAAGATTATCTGACTACCAACAGCAGAATAACCTATGCAGAACAGGAATACAGAAGACAAAGAGAGCTTTTTGATAATGATGCAGGAGCCAAGAAGAACCTTCAGAGTGCCGATGCAGAACTGAAAACCTTAAGAACAAAAAGAGCTTCCCTGTTGAAACAGCTTCAGATGATGGGAATAAGCCCTGGAAAAGTAAACAATGGAAATATGAAATCCGGTCTGGTGATCACAGCACCTATCAGTGGAACGATCAGCAGTATTACAGCACAGATCGGAAGCTATGTAGATATCTCTTCTCCCGTAGCTACAGTGATTGATAACGGCTCCATCCATCTCGATCTTCAGGTGTTTGAAAAAGATCTTCCTAAAATGAGAGTGGGGCAGATTGTTCATTTTAAACTGACCAACAATCCGGAAACCGAATATGATGCAAGAATTTACAGCATAGGATCTTCTTTTGAAAATGAAAGTAAAACTATTTCCATGCATTGCGAAGTGATCGGAAACAAATCCGGACTGATTGACGGAATGAATATCACCGGAATTGTAAGCCTTGATAAAAGTACAACCCCGGCAGTTCCTACAGAAGCCATTGTAGAAGCAGACGGGAAATATTTTGTATTTGTTCAGACCGATAAAAAAGCGGAAGAAGAGCATGAAGAAAAAGGCAAACCACATCCGAAAACCTTAAACTTTGAAAAAATAGAAATAGTGAAAGGAACATCTGATATGGGATATACCGCGATAACCCCGGTGGGGAATATTCCTGACAATGCAAAAATAGTAGTGAAAGGAGCATTTTTCGTGAATGCCAAACTGGTTAATTCAGGAGAACACGAACATTAA
- a CDS encoding Fur family transcriptional regulator, with protein MKKDIEHKLIDKNTKPTSMRILVYDFLSSQEAALSLSEIENYFDNADRITIYRTLKTFEEKGIVHSIQENTTTKYKLCEDDCDEKTHKDWHLHFYCKICKQTTCKEDISFPENIQTNFRIDEIRLFAKGICENCLESLQ; from the coding sequence ATGAAAAAAGATATAGAACACAAACTCATTGATAAAAATACCAAACCTACCAGTATGAGGATTTTGGTATATGATTTTTTAAGCTCTCAGGAAGCGGCTTTATCCCTTTCTGAAATAGAAAATTATTTTGACAATGCTGACAGAATTACCATCTACAGAACATTGAAAACCTTTGAAGAAAAAGGAATTGTTCACAGCATTCAGGAAAATACAACCACAAAATACAAATTATGCGAAGACGATTGCGATGAAAAAACACATAAAGACTGGCACCTGCATTTCTATTGTAAAATATGCAAACAAACCACCTGCAAAGAAGATATTTCCTTTCCTGAAAACATACAGACCAATTTCAGGATTGATGAAATACGACTCTTTGCCAAAGGAATCTGCGAAAACTGTCTTGAAAGTTTGCAATAG
- a CDS encoding bestrophin family protein: MLLNKKISVWYFIREIKSQILFIGMFAIAIGLLDELPWFRKISLPLNIPALLGTAVSLLLAFRTSQSYERWWEARTVWGAIVNDSRTFVRLIIQFMPVGNDKIIKDFAERQITWTYALGESLRKLPFSEKVQQYLDQHQIKGTNIPNAILDEHSRQLKEIAASKGLTDFQQMQLNDIITRLCDSMGKCERLKNTVFPRSYSVLVHILIYVFAAILPFGLDDSQLLVEIAITFLVPVTFIAIEKTSIIMQDPFENGPVDTPMTSLAQTIEINIRQMIGEQNVPPKKENTSYYEM, translated from the coding sequence ATGTTATTAAACAAAAAAATATCAGTCTGGTATTTCATCCGTGAAATAAAAAGCCAAATCCTGTTTATCGGAATGTTTGCCATAGCCATTGGCCTTTTGGACGAACTGCCATGGTTTCGCAAGATCTCACTGCCGTTGAATATTCCTGCTTTGCTGGGAACGGCTGTATCATTGCTTCTGGCATTCCGTACTTCCCAGTCCTATGAAAGATGGTGGGAAGCCAGAACTGTTTGGGGGGCAATTGTTAACGATTCCCGGACTTTTGTAAGGTTGATTATTCAGTTTATGCCGGTGGGAAATGACAAAATAATAAAAGATTTTGCCGAAAGACAAATTACCTGGACGTATGCACTTGGGGAATCTTTGAGAAAACTGCCGTTTTCTGAAAAAGTTCAGCAATATTTGGATCAGCATCAGATCAAAGGAACCAATATTCCCAATGCAATTCTGGACGAACACTCCAGACAGCTGAAAGAAATTGCAGCTTCCAAAGGATTGACCGATTTTCAGCAGATGCAGCTGAATGATATCATCACAAGGCTCTGCGACAGTATGGGGAAATGTGAAAGACTGAAGAATACGGTTTTTCCACGTTCTTACAGTGTTTTAGTTCATATTTTAATCTATGTTTTTGCGGCAATTCTTCCCTTTGGACTTGATGATTCACAGCTGTTGGTAGAAATTGCCATTACTTTCCTGGTTCCGGTGACATTCATTGCTATTGAAAAAACATCCATCATCATGCAGGATCCGTTTGAAAATGGTCCTGTAGACACTCCGATGACTTCCCTGGCGCAGACCATAGAAATCAATATCAGGCAAATGATCGGTGAGCAGAATGTTCCCCCTAAAAAAGAAAATACATCTTATTATGAAATGTAA
- a CDS encoding CusA/CzcA family heavy metal efflux RND transporter translates to MLDKIIKFSIKNKVIIGLMTLVLIIWGTWSATRLPIDAVPDITNNQVQIITVCPTLAGQEVEQLVTFPIEQSIANVPDIQETRSISRFGLSVITVVFKENVDVYFARQLINEQLKNAVEEIPKGVGTPELAPVSTGLGEVYQYILHPKKGSEKKYNAKELRTMQDWIVRRQLNGTPGVAEINSFGGELKQYEVAIDPNRLKAMGTSITEIFTALEKNNQNTGGAYIDKKPNAYFIRGIGLVTSLEDIKNIAVKNETGSVPIFIKDVADVRLGSAVRYGALTYDGKVDAVGGVVMMLKGANSNEVVNNIKAKIPTIQKSLPNDVIIEPFLDRTDLVDRAINTVQKNLVEGALIVIFVLVIFLGNLRAGLIVASAIPLSLLFALGMMNVFGVSANLMSLGAIDFGLIVDGAVIIVEATLHHLGVRKSARALTQSEMDEEVFLSASKIRSSAAFGEIIILIVYIPILTLAGVEGKMFTPMAKTVGFAILGALILSLTYIPMMSALFLSKKISHKETFSDKMMNSLQKIYQPLLQKSIKVKYAMVSATAVVFLISAFIFKNMGGEFIPQLQEGDYAFHCILPQGSSLSQSIETSMQASRIIKQFDEVKMVVGKTGSAEVPTDPMPPEATDMIVVLKPQSEWKTKKSYDELADEISEKLETIPGVFFEKNQPIQMRFNELMTGIRQDVAVKIFGENLDSLAVYADKVGKIIQTVDGATAPQIERVSGLPQINVQYDRTRIANYGLNIEDVNNAVSTAFAGKAAGQVFENERRFDLVVRLDSLHRTDISDVNNLMITSSTGAQIPLSQVANISYKLGPAQISREQGKRRIVIGFNVKDRDVESVVKDIQAKLDKVKLPSGYYFTYGGQFENLQEASKRLMIAVPVSLLLIFMLLYFTFRSFKQAALIFTAIPMSAIGGVFALLIRDMPFSISAGIGFIALFGVAVLNGIVLIGTFNQLEKEGETDILKRVFEGTKTRLRPVLMTATVASLGFLPMAISTGAGAEVQKPLATVVIGGLVTATFLTLFVLPMLYIIFNTKILKRKSNNTGMFTAVLVVGFMMLGQTFKAQSRPISVEQAVEQAVNNNLTLQSKDLSIKSAEALRATAKELPKLSLEAQLGQYNSPKFDQSFAISQSIPFPTLFKARKDLINENIKSKQIDKEITANELVKQVRTYYYQIEYLQYNKAQLTRLDKYYEEFIRIATVRFKAGDIKKIEISTAETQKGEIDLLLRQNEVFLNNAYKNLKTLMNTSENLEVPFNKDYVPLKAENVLDSAVVANNPSVRAFYQEMEIAEKNKKVEKSLGLPDFSLGYTNQSLIGLHTINGQENFYNSGKRFQSATVGVAIPLTFGATKARIQALEYDRQVAETNAKMRQKQLSAQLDNAFSQYQQDIQQYDYYISQALPNAEKIVKAAQLGYKTGEISYVEYLFALQTATNIQLKYLESIQQVNQSVVTINSIINK, encoded by the coding sequence GTGTTAGATAAAATCATAAAATTCAGTATTAAAAATAAGGTGATCATTGGGTTGATGACTCTGGTACTGATCATCTGGGGAACGTGGAGTGCCACCAGATTGCCAATAGATGCTGTGCCGGATATCACCAACAATCAGGTGCAGATCATTACCGTATGTCCTACATTGGCGGGACAGGAAGTAGAACAGCTGGTTACTTTTCCCATTGAGCAAAGTATTGCCAATGTTCCCGATATTCAGGAGACAAGAAGTATTTCAAGATTCGGGCTCTCTGTGATTACAGTGGTGTTCAAAGAAAATGTAGATGTGTACTTTGCAAGACAGCTCATTAATGAACAGCTGAAAAATGCAGTGGAAGAAATTCCAAAAGGAGTAGGAACTCCTGAGCTGGCTCCTGTAAGTACAGGTCTTGGGGAAGTATATCAGTATATTCTTCACCCTAAAAAAGGAAGCGAAAAGAAATACAATGCCAAAGAACTCCGAACCATGCAGGACTGGATCGTTCGAAGACAGCTGAACGGAACACCAGGCGTTGCAGAAATCAACAGTTTTGGAGGAGAATTAAAACAATATGAAGTGGCTATTGATCCCAATCGTTTAAAAGCAATGGGAACAAGTATTACTGAAATATTTACTGCGCTTGAAAAAAACAATCAGAATACAGGAGGAGCTTATATTGATAAAAAGCCCAATGCTTATTTTATCCGTGGGATAGGGTTAGTAACCTCCCTTGAAGATATCAAAAACATAGCCGTTAAAAATGAAACTGGAAGCGTTCCGATATTTATCAAAGATGTCGCTGATGTTCGTTTAGGAAGTGCCGTTCGTTACGGTGCATTAACCTATGACGGAAAAGTAGATGCCGTAGGTGGAGTAGTGATGATGCTGAAAGGAGCGAACAGTAATGAAGTCGTAAACAATATCAAAGCAAAAATTCCTACCATTCAGAAATCTCTTCCCAATGATGTTATTATAGAGCCGTTTCTGGACAGGACAGACCTTGTAGACAGAGCCATCAATACTGTACAGAAAAATCTTGTTGAAGGAGCACTGATCGTTATTTTCGTACTTGTAATTTTCCTTGGAAACCTTAGGGCAGGGCTTATCGTGGCTTCTGCCATTCCGCTTTCCTTATTGTTTGCGCTGGGAATGATGAATGTTTTTGGAGTAAGTGCCAATCTGATGAGCCTTGGGGCAATAGATTTCGGTTTGATTGTGGATGGTGCGGTAATTATTGTAGAAGCCACTTTGCATCATTTAGGAGTAAGGAAATCTGCCCGTGCATTAACGCAGTCTGAGATGGATGAAGAAGTATTTCTTTCCGCATCCAAGATCAGAAGCAGTGCAGCCTTCGGGGAAATCATTATTCTTATCGTATACATCCCAATTCTTACTTTGGCTGGTGTGGAAGGGAAAATGTTTACTCCAATGGCAAAAACAGTAGGATTTGCCATTTTAGGAGCTTTAATTTTATCCCTGACCTACATTCCAATGATGAGCGCCCTGTTTTTATCTAAGAAAATATCTCATAAAGAAACGTTCTCTGATAAAATGATGAATAGCCTGCAAAAGATTTATCAGCCATTATTGCAGAAATCAATAAAAGTGAAATATGCAATGGTTTCAGCAACGGCTGTAGTCTTTCTTATCTCTGCTTTTATTTTTAAAAATATGGGTGGTGAGTTTATTCCTCAGCTGCAGGAAGGAGATTATGCATTTCACTGTATTTTACCGCAGGGAAGTTCATTGAGCCAGAGTATAGAAACCTCCATGCAGGCATCAAGAATTATCAAACAGTTTGATGAGGTGAAAATGGTGGTCGGGAAAACCGGTTCTGCTGAGGTTCCTACAGACCCGATGCCGCCTGAAGCAACCGATATGATTGTGGTATTGAAACCACAAAGTGAATGGAAAACCAAGAAATCTTATGACGAACTGGCAGATGAGATTAGTGAAAAACTGGAAACGATTCCGGGTGTATTCTTTGAGAAAAACCAGCCTATCCAGATGCGTTTCAATGAATTGATGACAGGGATCAGACAGGATGTTGCTGTAAAGATTTTCGGAGAGAATCTTGATTCATTAGCCGTGTATGCAGATAAGGTGGGAAAAATTATTCAGACAGTAGATGGGGCTACCGCGCCTCAGATTGAAAGAGTGAGCGGTCTTCCGCAGATTAATGTTCAATATGACAGAACAAGAATCGCCAATTATGGATTGAATATCGAAGATGTCAATAATGCCGTAAGTACGGCCTTTGCAGGAAAAGCTGCCGGACAGGTTTTTGAAAATGAAAGACGTTTTGATCTCGTAGTCCGTCTGGATAGCCTTCACAGAACCGATATTTCGGATGTAAATAACCTGATGATCACCTCCAGCACCGGAGCGCAGATTCCATTGTCACAAGTGGCTAACATCAGTTATAAATTAGGTCCGGCACAGATCAGTCGTGAACAAGGAAAACGTAGAATAGTTATCGGATTTAATGTAAAAGATCGTGATGTAGAAAGTGTAGTGAAAGATATTCAGGCAAAACTGGATAAAGTGAAACTGCCTTCCGGATATTACTTTACCTATGGTGGACAGTTTGAAAACCTTCAGGAAGCAAGCAAACGTCTGATGATCGCTGTTCCGGTTTCATTGCTTCTTATTTTTATGCTGTTGTATTTTACTTTCCGCTCATTCAAACAGGCTGCATTAATTTTTACTGCGATTCCTATGAGTGCTATTGGTGGAGTATTTGCCCTTTTAATAAGAGATATGCCATTCAGTATCAGTGCAGGAATTGGATTTATTGCCCTTTTTGGAGTGGCAGTATTGAACGGAATTGTTTTGATAGGAACATTCAACCAGTTAGAAAAAGAAGGCGAAACAGATATTCTGAAAAGAGTATTTGAAGGAACAAAAACCAGATTAAGACCTGTATTAATGACCGCTACAGTGGCCTCATTAGGATTTTTACCGATGGCTATTTCCACCGGAGCCGGAGCAGAAGTACAGAAACCTTTGGCAACTGTAGTGATTGGTGGTCTGGTAACAGCTACATTCCTTACACTATTTGTTTTACCGATGCTGTATATCATTTTTAACACGAAAATTTTGAAAAGAAAAAGTAATAATACGGGAATGTTTACGGCGGTTCTTGTTGTAGGATTTATGATGCTGGGACAGACTTTTAAAGCACAGTCCAGACCTATTTCTGTAGAACAGGCGGTAGAGCAAGCAGTGAATAATAATTTAACCCTGCAGTCAAAAGACTTAAGTATTAAGTCTGCTGAAGCTTTAAGGGCAACCGCAAAAGAACTCCCGAAATTAAGCCTTGAAGCTCAGCTTGGACAGTATAATAGCCCAAAGTTTGACCAGTCGTTTGCAATCTCACAGAGTATTCCTTTTCCAACACTTTTTAAAGCAAGAAAAGACTTAATCAATGAGAATATTAAAAGCAAACAGATTGATAAGGAAATTACAGCGAATGAACTAGTAAAACAGGTGCGTACTTACTATTATCAGATTGAATATTTACAGTATAATAAAGCTCAGTTGACGAGGCTGGACAAATATTATGAGGAATTCATCAGAATTGCAACCGTAAGATTCAAAGCGGGTGATATCAAAAAGATAGAAATCAGTACTGCAGAAACCCAAAAAGGAGAAATTGATCTGCTGCTCAGACAAAATGAAGTCTTTCTGAATAATGCCTATAAGAATTTAAAGACCCTTATGAATACGTCAGAAAATCTTGAAGTTCCGTTTAACAAAGATTATGTTCCTTTAAAAGCAGAAAATGTACTCGACAGTGCAGTGGTAGCCAACAATCCGTCTGTAAGAGCCTTTTACCAGGAAATGGAAATTGCTGAGAAAAATAAGAAAGTTGAAAAATCTCTTGGACTCCCTGATTTCAGCTTAGGATATACCAACCAGTCTTTGATTGGTCTTCATACCATCAACGGGCAGGAGAATTTTTATAACTCAGGGAAACGTTTTCAGTCGGCAACGGTAGGAGTGGCTATTCCTTTGACTTTTGGAGCGACAAAAGCTAGGATTCAGGCTCTGGAATATGACAGACAGGTTGCAGAAACTAATGCGAAAATGCGGCAGAAACAACTTTCCGCACAGTTGGACAATGCGTTCAGTCAATACCAGCAGGATATTCAGCAGTATGATTATTACATAAGTCAGGCGTTGCCAAATGCTGAGAAAATTGTAAAAGCGGCCCAGTTAGGCTATAAAACAGGAGAGATCTCCTATGTTGAATATCTTTTTGCCCTGCAGACGGCTACAAACATTCAGCTGAAATATCTGGAATCTATCCAGCAGGTGAATCAATCTGTAGTAACTATTAATTCAATCATTAATAAATAA